The window CCGTGCCGCAGGAGGGCGTGATCGCGACGAGACCGGCGACCGCGCCCGAGGCGGCGCCGAGGGTGGTGGGGTGGCCGTCCCGCCTCTGCTCCACGAAGAGCCAGCCGAGCAGGCCGGTGCAGCCCGCGGCCAGGGTGTTGAGGAAGGCGGCGGCCGCGAGACCGTTCGCGCCGAGCGCGCTGCCCGCGTTGAAGCCGAACCAGCCGAACCAGAGCAGACCCGCGCCGAGGATCACCATCGGCAGGTTGTGCGGGCGCATGGCGTCCTTCTTGAAACCGAGCCGCGGCCCGAGGACCAGGCACAGGGCCAGTCCGGAGGCGCCGGAGGCGATCTCGACGGGCATACCGCCCGCGAAGTCGAGCGCGCCGAGCCGGTCGACGATCCAGCCGCCCGGGCCCCACACCCAGTGGGCGACCGGAACGTATACCAGGAGGGTCCAGACCGGTACGAACACCAGCCAGGCCGAGAACTTCGCCCGGTCGGCGACGGCTCCGCTGATCAGCGCGGCCGTGACGATCGCGAAGGTCAGCTGGAAGGTCGCGAAGAGCAGGGTCGGCACCGTGCCGTGGACACTGTCCGGGCCGAGGCCGCGCATGCCGGAGTGGCCGAGGCCGCCGACGAGCCCCGCGAAGGAGTCCCCGCCGAAGGCCAGCGAATATCCCGCCGCCAGCCACACCACCGTGACCAGGGCGATCGAGACGAAGCTCATCATCAGCATGTTGAGGACGCTCTTCGTGCGGACCATGCCGCCGTAGAAGAGGGCCAGGCCCGGGGTCATCAGCAGGACGAGGGCGGTCGCGGCGAGCAGCCAGGCGGTGTCGCCGGTGTTCACGTGCGCGGCGGCGAGGGTCACGGGCGTCTCCAACGGTGTGGGGGCTCGTCAGAGCGTCACCGGTGCCGGTTTCCGGTCGCGTACAGGTGTGTTTCCGTGACGTTTCGTTGCGCGCCGGTTTCCGGAAGCTCACGGCGTCGGGGGCCGGCGAGGGGCGGTCACGGCGGCTGGTGCGGCGCGGTCCCGTGGATCAGGGACAATGAACGCCATGAGCGTTCGTACCCAGTCATCCGAGCAGCCGGCCGAGTCCGCCCACCGTGCCGGCTTCGCCTGCTTCGTGGGCCGCCCCAACGCCGGCAAGTCCACCCTCACGAACGCTCTGGTCGGGCAGAAGGTGGCGATCACCGCCGACCAGCCGCAGACGACGCGGCACACGGTGCGCGGCATCGTGCACCGGCCCGAAGCGCAGCTGATCCTGGTGGACACCCCGGGCCTGCACAAGCCGCGCACCCTGCTCGGCGAGCGGCTCAACGACGTCGTGCGCACGACGTGGGCCGAGGTCGACGTGATCGGCTTCTGCCTGCCGGCGAACGAGAAGATCGGTCCCGGCGACCGCTTCATCGCCAAGGAACTGGCCGGCATCCGCAAGTCCCCGAAGGTCGCCATCGTCACCAAGACCGACCTCGTCGACTCCCGTGCCCTGGCCGAGCAGCTCATCGCGATCGACCAGCTCGGCAAGGAGCTGGGCATCGAGTGGGCGCAGATCGTCCCGGTGTCGGCGACCGCGAACAAGCAGGTCGACCTGCTGGCGGACCTGCTGATCCCGCTGCTGCCCGAGGGCCCGGCCCTCTACCCCGAGGGCGACCTCACCGACGAGCCCGAGCAGGTCATGATCGCGGAGCTCATCCGTGAGGCGGCCCTGGAGGGCGTCCGCGACGAGCTGCCGCACTCCATCGCGGTGGTCGTCGAGGAGATGCTGCCGCGCGAGGACCGTCCGGCGGACAAGCCGCTGCTGGACATCCACGCCAACGTCTACATCGAGCGCCCCAGTCAGAAGGGCATCATCATCGGCCCCAAGGGCAAGCGCCTGAAGGACGTCGGCATCAAGTCCCGCCGGCAGATCGAGGCCCTGCTCGGCACACCGGTCTTCCTCGACCTGCACGTCAAGGTCGCGAAGGACTGGCAGCGAGACCCCAAGCAGCTGCGCCGACTGGGCTTCTGAGGGTCACCTCACGCCCCTGATCCGGTTCACCAGCACCGCGCCGGCCAGGCCGACCACTGCGGAGAACAGGTACAGCGCCCGGTAGCCGCCCAGGTGGGTCACGATCGGGGCGGCCAGGGCCGGGGCGGCCACCTGCGGGAGGGCGTTGGCCACGTTGATCACGCCCAGGTCCTTGCCCCGGTCCAGGGCCTTCGGCAGCACATCGGTCATCAGCGCGAAGTCGACCGAGGTGAACACGCCGAAGCCGACACCCAGCACGGCCGCCGCCACGATCGCGCCCGGCCAGGTCTGGAGGCCGGCCAGCAGCGCCGTCGCCACCGCCATCAGCACCCCCGACCAGACGACGAACGGCTTGCGCCGGCCCACCCGGTCGGACCACATACCGCCCATCACGACCGTCGCCGTCAGGGTGAGGCTGTTGACGGCCGTCAGGATCAGCACGCCCCGGTCGGGGTCGGGATGGTGCAGGCGGTCGCGGAGGTAGTACAGCAGGTACAGCAGCACCAGCGAGTTGCCGAGGTTGATCAGGAACCGGGTCAGCCAGGCCCAGGCCAGATCCGGATGACGGCGCGGACTCATCCGGAACCCGGCCGCGAAGCTCCGCCAGGACCACTCCGGGCGGTCCGCGCGCGCGAGCCGCAGGTCCCGGTGGCACAGCAGGTACGGCAGCACGCCCACCACCGTGAACACCGCGCAGGCCGCGTACCCGGCCCGGACGCCGCCCGCCGCCGCGGCCAGTCCCGTGCCGGCGACCACGCCCAGGACCTGCGCCGCGCCCAGCCAGCCGCCCACCGTGCCCCGCTGGAGCCGCGGCACCCGGTCGGGCACGGCCGCGGTCACCGCCGCGAAGGCCGCGTTCAGGGTGAGCTGCACCAGGCACCAGCCGACGGCCATCGTCCCCACCCCGCCCGCGCCGGCGAGCAGCAGCAGCGCGAGCGCGCCACCCGCCGTCCCGGCCACGATCCACGGGGCACGGCGGCCCGCCCGGGCGGTCGTACGGTCCGACAGGGCGCCGAAGAGCGGGTTCGCGACCAGGGAGACCACCGCGCCCGCGCCGGTCACCCAGGCCAGCACCGTCTCCTTCGACATCCCGGAGCCGGGCGCGAAGTCCTCCGCCTGGGAGGCGAGCAGGATCTGCAGCGGACCGAACCAGCCCACCCAGATCGCCCCGTTGGCCAGGGACAGCGCCGCCGTCCAGCCCCGGCCCACCCGGACCGTGGGCTCGGCGAGCGCGGCCGGGGCACCGCCGGTGGTCATCCCTGGTTCCGCAGCACGTCCCGGAACCAGTGGTAGGACGCCTTCGGGGTGCGCCGCTGGGTCGCGAAGTCGACGTGGACCAGCCCGAAACGGCGGGCGTAGCCCTCGGCCCACTCGAAGTTGTCCATCAGGGACCACACGAAGTAGCCGCGCACGTCCACCCCGGCCTCCGACGCGGCGTGCAGGGCGCGCAGATGGGCGTCCAGGTAGGCGATGCGGTCCTGGTCGTCGACGCCCTCGTAGGAACAGCCGTTCTCGGTGACGACGATCGGCGGGAGCCGGTCGCCGTAGCGTTCGCGGAAGCCGCACAGCAACTCGGTCAGGCCCTCGGGCACGACCGGCCAGCCGAAGTCGGTCACCGGGCGCCCCTCGATCTCCCGCAGCGAGAAGGGGAGTTCGTCGGGCAGCGCTACGCCGCCGTACTCGGACTCGCCGCCCCCGGGGGCCCCGACCCGGGTGGGGGCGTAGTAGTTGACGCCGTACCAGTCGACCGGTTCGCCGATGACCTCCAGGTCGGACTCCACGTCCCCGGGCATCAGTTCGCCCATGCCGTCGGGGTAGCGGCCCAGCAGGACCGGCTCGGCGAAGAGGCGGTTGAGCAGGAGGTCGTAGAAGCCGGCCGCCTCCACGTCGGCCGCCGCCCCGGAGGCGGGCCAGGTCGGGCCGTGGGAGTTGGCGATGCCGATGTCCGTCGCGCCGGCCGCGCGCAGCGCCCGCACCGCGAGCCCGTGGGCGAGGAGCTGGTGGTGGGCGGCCGGAAGGGCGTCGAAGAGCAGCTTGCGGCCGGGGGCGTGGGTGCCGAGCGCGTGCCCGAGGAGCGTGTGCTCCGCGGGCTCGTTGAGGGTGATCCAGGTGCCGACCCGGTCACCGAGCCGTCCGGCCACCACCGACACGTACTCGGCGAACCGGGCTGCGGTGTCCCGGCGCAGCCAGTCCAGCGAGGCGGGCAGGTCCCAGTGGAAGAGAGTGGGCACGGGGCGTACGCCGGCCGCGCACAGCTCGTCGACGAGGCGGTCGTAGAAGTCGAGTCCGCCGGGGGAGTTCACCCGGGGCCAGGAGACGGAGAAGCGGTAGGCGTTCACGCCGAGCCCGGCGAGGAGTGCCACGTCCTCCCGGTAGCGGTGGACGTGGTCGCAGGCGACCGCCGCCGTCGAACCGTCCTTCACCCGCCCGGGGACGTCCGTGAAGTCGTCCCACACGGACCGCTCGCGGTCCTCCGCCGCGCCCTCGATCTGGTGGGCGGAGGTCGAGACACCCCACAGGAAGCCGTCCGGGAAGCGGGGCATCGGATCGCCTGCGTCAGTCGCCATGGCCGGATCATCCTTACCCCAGGTAACTCACGTCAACGCCCGTGCGCGAAGCGCCGGTTGCGCTGGACGGGCCGCGGTCCCGCGGAGGGTTCTATGATCATCGGATGATCGAAGGCAAGCTCGTGCGACTGCGCGCCCTGCGCGCCGAGGACCTGGACGCCCAGCTGCGCTGGCGCAACGACCCGGAGGTGGCCCACTGGGCGACCGGCGGCCATCCGGGCTTCGGCCCGGTGACCCGTGCCGCCATGGAGCGGTTCCACGAGGGCCGCCTGCGCGAGGACCCGCGCGACGGCGCCACCTTCACCGTCGAGGAGCTGGGGAGCGGCCGGCCGGTCGGCATGGCCGACTACCGGGGCCTGGACCCGTTCGCCGGGCGGGCCACGGTCGGGATCACCATCGGCGAGCGGGACCTGTGGGGCACCGGCCACGGCGGTGAGGCGCTGTCGCTGCTGCTGGACCACCTGTTCGGCGCCTGCCGGCTGCACCGGGTCGAGCTGGAGACCTGGAGCGGGAACGAGCGCGCCCAGCGGGCGTTCCGCCGCCTGGGCTTCACCGAGGAGGGGCGCCGCCGGGCAGCGGTGCTCGTGGGCGGCGAGTGGCACGACGAGGTGCTCTTCGGGCTCCTGCGCGAGGAGTGGGAAGCGGCCCGCTGAGAAGTGGCCGGGCGCCCTTCGTCAGGCACCCTCCTTCAGTACCCGGGAGACCAACTCCCGCTCCGGCTCGCTGAGTCGGGGGTCGGCCGTGTGGACGGTGCGGCCGTCCACCGTGATCTCGTAGCGGAAGCCGTCGGGGACGCCGGCGGGCGGAGCGGCCCGGCCGGACGCGAGGACGCGTTCGGCCAGGCTCTCCCACTCGTGGGCGTCCGGGCGGCCCGAGGTGTCCATCTCGGCCAGGCGCTCGATGCCCGCGAAGCCGCCCGTGCGCCGTACTCGAATACGCATGGCTCCCTGTGTAGTACGGAACTACAGCGTCCGCACCCCGACCTGTTCCCAGGACTTCTGCACGGCCTGGAGTTCGTCCCCGGCGCCGTACCGCTCGCGGGCCGCCTTCACCGTCAGCGTGGCGAAGTCGGCGAACAGGCCTTCCGTTTTCAGCTCACCGCCGGTCAGCACGTCGTACCAGATCTGCCCGGCCTTCTCCCAGGCGTAACCGCCGAGGGCGGCCGCGGCCAGGTAGAAGGCGTGGTTCGGGATGCCGGAGTTGATGTGCACGCCGCCGTTGTCGCGGCCGGTGCGCACGTAGTGGTCCATGGTGGCCGGCTGCGGGTCCTTGCCGAGGACGTCGTCGTCGTACGCCGTGCCCGGGGCCTTCATCGAGCGCAGGGCGGTGCCGGTGACGCGCGGGGCGAGGAGCCCGGCGCCGATCAGCCAGTCGGCCTCGGCGGCGGTCTGGCCGAGCGTGTACTGCTTGATCAGCGAGCCGAACACATCGGAGAGCGACTCGTTGAGCGCCCCGGACTGCCCGAAGTACTCCAGGTTCGCGGTGTGCTGGGTCACGCCGTGGGTCAGTTCGTGGCCGATGACGTCCACCGGGATGGTGAAGTCGAGGAAGATCTCGTTGTCACCGTCCCCGAACACCATCTGCTCGCCGTTCCAGAAGGCGTTGTCGTAGCCCTCGCCGAAGTGGACCGTGGCGTCGAGGGGCAGCCCCTCGTCGTCGATGGAGTGGCGGCCGTACGCCTTCAGGTACAGGTCGAAGGTGGCGCCGAGGCCCGCGTAGGCCCGGTTGACGGTGGCGTCGGAGCCGGCCTCCGAGCCCTCCTCGCGGACCTCGGTGCCGGGCAGGTCCTGGGTGTGGCCGGCGTCGTAGATCGTGCGGTGCGGCCGGTCGGCGGCGCCGCCGGCCGGCGGGGCGGCGGCGGGCGCGCCGATCACCGTGGTCAGGCGGCGCTTGGTGCGCTGGTAGGCGTCGTGCTCCAGGGACCGGCGGGCCGGTCCGGACAGTCCGGGGTCCTCGGCCCGGGCGAGCCGGTCGAGGACATGGGGCGGCACGATCGTGCAGAAGACGGGCACAGAGCCCCCGTTGGTCGTCATGCCCGGCACCCTTGCACTGCGTGACAGCGATGTCACTACTCGCAACCATGATTGGTGAAATACCGGGACACCGAGCGCCACGCAGCGTGACGGTGTGGTACGGCGCACTTTTTGTCCATTTTGTGACGCCGGTCCCGCATACTGGAACAGACCCACCTCGTCCGCGACGGCTCGGCTAGGCTGCGGAGCATCATGCGTTACGGGCTGCTTCTTCTTAGCTGCCGCGGCGAGGGCCTGTAGTCGAGGCCGACTCCCTCCCCGCGGAGCTTGGCGTTGCGTCGTCGGCCGTCCTTCCGGTCATCCAGAGGAGCCTTACGCATCATGGCCAACCGCCAGCAGCCCAGTTCCATGCCGATCCACAAGTACGGCCGCTACGAGCAGGTCGACCTCCAGGACCGCACCTGGCCCGAGAAGCGGATCACCGCCGCCCCCCGCTGGCTCTCCACCGACCTGCGCGACGGCAACCAGGCCCTGATCGACCCGATGTCCCCCGAGCGCAAGCGCCGGATGTTCGACCAGCTGGTCGCCCTGGGCTACAAGGAGATCGAGGTCGGCTTCCCCGCCTCCGGCCAGACCGACTTCGACTTCGTGCGCTCGATCATCGAGGAGGAGGGGGCGATCCCGGACGACGTCACGATCTCCGTACTGACCCAGGCCCGCGAGGACCTGATCGAGCGGACCGTGGAGTCCCTGAAGGGCGCCAAGCGGGCCACCGTCCACCTGTACAACGCCACCGCCCCGGTCTTCCGCCGGGTGGTCTTCCGCGGCTCCAAGGACGACATCAAGCAGATCGCCGTCGACGGCACCCGCCTGGTGATGGAGTACGCCGAGAAACTGCTGGGCCCCGAGACCGAGTTCGGCTACCAGTACAGCCCCGAGATCTTCACCGACACCGAGCTGGACTTCGCCCTGGAGGTCTGCGAGGCGGTGATGGACGTCTACCAGCCGGGCCCGGGCCGCGAGATCATCCTCAACCTGCCCGCCACGGTGGAGCGTTCGACCCCGTCGACGCACGCGGACCGCTTCGAGTGGATGGGCCGCAACCTGTCCCGCCGCGAGTACGTCTGCCTGTCGGTCCACCCGCACAACGACCGCGGCACGGCCGTCGCCGCCGCCGAGCTGGCGCTGATGGCCGGCGCCGACCGCGTCGAAGGCTGCCTGTTCGGCCAGGGCGAGCGCACCGGCAACGTCGACCTGGTCACCCTGGGCATGAACCTGTTCTCCCAGGGCGTCGACCCGCAGATCGACTTCTCCGACATCGACGAGATCCGTCGTACGTGGGAGTACTGCAACCAGATGGAGGTCCACCCGCGCCACCCGTACGTGGGCGACCTGGTCTACACGTCCTTCTCCGGCTCCCACCAGGACGCCATCAAGAAGGGCTTCGACGCCATGGAGGCCGACGCGGCGGCCAAGGGCGTCACCGTCGACGACATCGAGTGGGCGGTGCCGTACCTGCCGATCGACCCGAAGGACGTCGGCCGCTCCTACGAGGCCGTCATCCGCGTCAACTCGCAGTCCGGCAAGGGCGGTGTCTCCTACGTCCTGAAGAACGACCACAAGCTGGACCTGCCGCGCCGGATGCAGATCGAGTTCTCCAAGCTCATCCAGGCGAAGACGGACGCCGAGGGCGGCGAGATCACGCCGAAGGACATCTGGGCGGCCTTCCAGGACGAGTACCTGCCGAACCCCGAGAACCCCTGGGGCCGCATCCAGGTCAGGACCGGCCAGTCGACCACCGACACCGACGGCGTGGACACCCTGACCGTCGAGGCCACCGTCGACGGCGAGGACACGGTCCTGACCGGTTCCGGCAACGGCCCGATCTCGGCCTTCTTCGACGCGCTGGAGTCCGTCGGCGTCGACGTACGCCTGCTGGACTACCAGGAGCACACGATGAGCGAGGGCGCCTCCGCGCAGGCCGCCTCCTACATCGAATGCGCGATCGGCGACAAGGTTCTGTGGGGCATCGGCATCGACGCGAACACGACGCGTGCTTCACTGAAGGCGGTCGTCTCCGCGGTGAACCGCGCGACCCGCTGACCCCTCTGACCGGCTGTTTCGACGCCCTGACCGCTGTGAACGGCGGTCAGGGCGACGTCGATTGTCGGCCATCGCACCCCCCAGGTCACGGAAAGGTCTCGTACGGGGTACTGACTCCACCTCCATGATGTGGCTAACATCACGCCAGTGCGGCGATGTTGCCGTGCGGTTACGGAGGTGCGACGTGCTGCCAGTACGGGGACGAGACGGCCGTGCCGCCAGGGCTGCGCGCATCCTGGGCACCCGCACCGCATGGACACCCGTGGGCGACGGCGAGTTCTTCTGCCCCGGCTGCGGAGGCGACCGCAACTACCAGCGGCTCACCGGGCGCCGCCGCCTCACCCTGCTGGGCGTGCCGCTGCTGCCGCGCGGGGTGACCGGACCGGTCGTGGAGTGCGCGTCCTGCCACCGCCACCACGGCACGGACGCCCTCGACCACCCCACCACCCGCCGCTTCTCCACGATGCTCCGCGACGCCGTGCACACCGTCGCCCTCGCCGTCCTCGCCGCGGGCGGCACCTGCTCCCGTACGGCCCTGGAGACGGCCGCCGGCACGGTACGCGCGGCCGGCTTCGACGACTGCACCGAGGACCAGCTCGCCGCCCTGGTCGAGGCGCTCGCCGCCGACACCGGCCGGGTCTTCGAGCAGCCCTGCGGCGCGAGCCTGACCATAGAGCTGCACGAGGCCCTGGACCCGCTCGCCCCGCACCTCGCCCCGGCCGGCCGGGAGGCCCTGCTCCTCCAGGCCGCCCGCATCGCCCTCGCCGACGGCCCCTACACCCCCGCCGAACGCGACGCCCTCACCACCGTCGGCGCGGCCCTGACCATCTGCGCCGACGACGTGGCCCGCCTGCTGGCGGCCGCCCGCACGCCCTCCTGACCGCCGCCGCCCGCTACTCCCCCGGGAGTAGCGGAGCGCCCCGGCCACCCCCGGCAGTATCCGCGAAGTCGCCCCCTCGCCCGACGAGCGCCGCCGTTCCCGGCGGAAGTCTGGAGCCGTGTCCAGACATCCGTACCGGAGGGGAGGCCCGATCCTCATGGGGGCCGCGACAACACGTGCGACACGCGGGCGGCGGAGGCTGCCGTGGCTGGTGGTGGGACTGTGGGTGGTCCTGCTGGCCGTCGCGGCACCGTTCGCCGCCAGGCTGGGCGACGTCCAGCACGACCGCGCCACCGACTACCTCCCGGCGTCCGCCGACTCCACCCAGGTCGCCGAGCTCCAGGACCGTCTGCCGGGCGGTCAGACCACCGAGCTGGTCCTCGTCTACCACCGTGCCGGCGGACTCACCGCCGCCGACCGGGCCACGGCGGCCGGACAGGTCGCCGCCGTCGCCCACCGGCACACCCTGACCAGCACCCCGCGCGGCATTCCGTCCGCCGACGGCACCACCCTCGTGTACCCGGTCGCCGGCAACGAGCCCGGCACGGACGAGAAGAAGCGCGACGCGTTCGTGGACGACGTCCGCCGACTCGCCCACGACAAGGGCGGGTTGACGGTACGGGCCGGTGGACCGGCCGCTCTCGCCACCGACGCCTCCGGCGTCTACGCCTCCCTCGGCGGCCCGCTGCTCTACACCACCGTCGGTGTCGTCGCCGTCCTGCTCGTCCTCATCTACCGCAGCCCGCTGCTGTGGCTGGTCCCGCTCACCGTCGCCGGCCTCTCCGACTTCCTGGCCCGCGCCGCCGCCTACGGCCTCAACCAGGCCTTCGGCACCACCGTCTCCGGGCAGAGCGCGGGCATCATGACCATCCTCGTCTTCGGCGCCGGCACCGACTACGCCCTGCTCCTCGTCTCCCGCTACCGCGAGGAACTACGCCGCCACGAACTGCCCCACGACGCCATGCGGGCGGCGCTGCGCGGCTGCGGTCCCGCCGTCCTCGCCTCCTCCGGCACGGTCGCCGCGGGCCTGCTGTGCCTGCTCGCCGCCGACCTCAACTCCAGCCGCGGCATGGGCCCGCTCGGCACCGCCGGCGTGCTGTGCGCCCTGGCCGCGATGCTCACCCTGCTGCCGGCCCTCCTGGTGCTGCTGGGCCGCCGCGTGTTCTGGCCGCTCGTGCCCGCCCACGGCAGCACGCCCGTTGCCCGCCGCTCCCTGTTCGCGGCGATGGGCTCCTCCGCCGGGCGCCGCCCGCTGACCGTCCTCGCCACCGGCGCCGCCCTGCTCGGCGCCCTCGCGCTCGGCGCCCTCTCCCTGCCCGGCACCCTCAAGCAGCTGGACACCTTCGTGGACCGGCCCGACTCCGTCACCGCGATGGAGACCGTCGCCGAGGCCTACCCGGAGCGCTCCGCGCAGCCCATCGAGGTGCTGACCCCCGCCGCGCACGCCGACGCGGCCCTGACCGCCGTCCGGGACACCCGGGGAGTGGCGGACGCACGGCGGGGCCGTACCGGCGGCGGCTGGACCGAGATCACGGTGACCGCCTCCGCCCCGCCCCAGTCCGCCGCCGAGACCGCCACCATCGAGGCACTGCGCCACCGGCTGCCCGGCTCCCACGTCGGCGGGCCCAGCGCCCAGCAGCTCGACCTGCGCGACACCGACGCCCGCGACCGCATGGTGGTCGTCCCCCTCGTGCTGCTGTCCGTGCTGCTGATCCTGGCCGCCCTGCTGCGCTCCCTCGTCGCCCCGCTGGTCCTGGTGGCCGCCGTGGTCGCCGTGTGGGGTGCGGCCCTCGGCCTCGGCGGGCTCGTCTTCGGGCCGCTGTTCGGCTTCCACGGCACCGACCCCGGACTCGGCCTGCTGTCCTTCGTGTTCCTGGTCGCCCTGGGCGTCGACTACGGCATCTTCCTCATGCACCGGATGCG of the Streptomyces sp. 1222.5 genome contains:
- a CDS encoding TerB family tellurite resistance protein — translated: MLPVRGRDGRAARAARILGTRTAWTPVGDGEFFCPGCGGDRNYQRLTGRRRLTLLGVPLLPRGVTGPVVECASCHRHHGTDALDHPTTRRFSTMLRDAVHTVALAVLAAGGTCSRTALETAAGTVRAAGFDDCTEDQLAALVEALAADTGRVFEQPCGASLTIELHEALDPLAPHLAPAGREALLLQAARIALADGPYTPAERDALTTVGAALTICADDVARLLAAARTPS
- a CDS encoding ammonium transporter, producing the protein MTLAAAHVNTGDTAWLLAATALVLLMTPGLALFYGGMVRTKSVLNMLMMSFVSIALVTVVWLAAGYSLAFGGDSFAGLVGGLGHSGMRGLGPDSVHGTVPTLLFATFQLTFAIVTAALISGAVADRAKFSAWLVFVPVWTLLVYVPVAHWVWGPGGWIVDRLGALDFAGGMPVEIASGASGLALCLVLGPRLGFKKDAMRPHNLPMVILGAGLLWFGWFGFNAGSALGANGLAAAAFLNTLAAGCTGLLGWLFVEQRRDGHPTTLGAASGAVAGLVAITPSCGTVSLLGALVVGLAAGVVCSYAVSWKFRLNYDDSLDVVGVHLVGGVIGTLLIGLFAERAMTGGTEGLFYGGGLVPLGRQLLAVAAVALYAFGVTYGLGRLLDRVMGLRASEDQEHTGLDLTVHAETAYDHGVLGHGAPVSHSVLTGTSAQKVDTQA
- a CDS encoding MFS transporter, with the protein product MTTGGAPAALAEPTVRVGRGWTAALSLANGAIWVGWFGPLQILLASQAEDFAPGSGMSKETVLAWVTGAGAVVSLVANPLFGALSDRTTARAGRRAPWIVAGTAGGALALLLLAGAGGVGTMAVGWCLVQLTLNAAFAAVTAAVPDRVPRLQRGTVGGWLGAAQVLGVVAGTGLAAAAGGVRAGYAACAVFTVVGVLPYLLCHRDLRLARADRPEWSWRSFAAGFRMSPRRHPDLAWAWLTRFLINLGNSLVLLYLLYYLRDRLHHPDPDRGVLILTAVNSLTLTATVVMGGMWSDRVGRRKPFVVWSGVLMAVATALLAGLQTWPGAIVAAAVLGVGFGVFTSVDFALMTDVLPKALDRGKDLGVINVANALPQVAAPALAAPIVTHLGGYRALYLFSAVVGLAGAVLVNRIRGVR
- a CDS encoding MMPL family transporter, with amino-acid sequence MGAATTRATRGRRRLPWLVVGLWVVLLAVAAPFAARLGDVQHDRATDYLPASADSTQVAELQDRLPGGQTTELVLVYHRAGGLTAADRATAAGQVAAVAHRHTLTSTPRGIPSADGTTLVYPVAGNEPGTDEKKRDAFVDDVRRLAHDKGGLTVRAGGPAALATDASGVYASLGGPLLYTTVGVVAVLLVLIYRSPLLWLVPLTVAGLSDFLARAAAYGLNQAFGTTVSGQSAGIMTILVFGAGTDYALLLVSRYREELRRHELPHDAMRAALRGCGPAVLASSGTVAAGLLCLLAADLNSSRGMGPLGTAGVLCALAAMLTLLPALLVLLGRRVFWPLVPAHGSTPVARRSLFAAMGSSAGRRPLTVLATGAALLGALALGALSLPGTLKQLDTFVDRPDSVTAMETVAEAYPERSAQPIEVLTPAAHADAALTAVRDTRGVADARRGRTGGGWTEITVTASAPPQSAAETATIEALRHRLPGSHVGGPSAQQLDLRDTDARDRMVVVPLVLLSVLLILAALLRSLVAPLVLVAAVVAVWGAALGLGGLVFGPLFGFHGTDPGLGLLSFVFLVALGVDYGIFLMHRMREESLRGSEPAEAALTALRTTGGVIASAGLVLAATFAVLTNMGLVPLVELGFVIAAGVLLDTFLVRTYLVTSASVALGRRVWWPGRLSRAPSTAPGRVPEPVA
- a CDS encoding protealysin inhibitor emfourin is translated as MRIRVRRTGGFAGIERLAEMDTSGRPDAHEWESLAERVLASGRAAPPAGVPDGFRYEITVDGRTVHTADPRLSEPERELVSRVLKEGA
- a CDS encoding GNAT family N-acetyltransferase is translated as MIEGKLVRLRALRAEDLDAQLRWRNDPEVAHWATGGHPGFGPVTRAAMERFHEGRLREDPRDGATFTVEELGSGRPVGMADYRGLDPFAGRATVGITIGERDLWGTGHGGEALSLLLDHLFGACRLHRVELETWSGNERAQRAFRRLGFTEEGRRRAAVLVGGEWHDEVLFGLLREEWEAAR
- a CDS encoding GH1 family beta-glucosidase, with the protein product MATDAGDPMPRFPDGFLWGVSTSAHQIEGAAEDRERSVWDDFTDVPGRVKDGSTAAVACDHVHRYREDVALLAGLGVNAYRFSVSWPRVNSPGGLDFYDRLVDELCAAGVRPVPTLFHWDLPASLDWLRRDTAARFAEYVSVVAGRLGDRVGTWITLNEPAEHTLLGHALGTHAPGRKLLFDALPAAHHQLLAHGLAVRALRAAGATDIGIANSHGPTWPASGAAADVEAAGFYDLLLNRLFAEPVLLGRYPDGMGELMPGDVESDLEVIGEPVDWYGVNYYAPTRVGAPGGGESEYGGVALPDELPFSLREIEGRPVTDFGWPVVPEGLTELLCGFRERYGDRLPPIVVTENGCSYEGVDDQDRIAYLDAHLRALHAASEAGVDVRGYFVWSLMDNFEWAEGYARRFGLVHVDFATQRRTPKASYHWFRDVLRNQG
- the era gene encoding GTPase Era, yielding MSVRTQSSEQPAESAHRAGFACFVGRPNAGKSTLTNALVGQKVAITADQPQTTRHTVRGIVHRPEAQLILVDTPGLHKPRTLLGERLNDVVRTTWAEVDVIGFCLPANEKIGPGDRFIAKELAGIRKSPKVAIVTKTDLVDSRALAEQLIAIDQLGKELGIEWAQIVPVSATANKQVDLLADLLIPLLPEGPALYPEGDLTDEPEQVMIAELIREAALEGVRDELPHSIAVVVEEMLPREDRPADKPLLDIHANVYIERPSQKGIIIGPKGKRLKDVGIKSRRQIEALLGTPVFLDLHVKVAKDWQRDPKQLRRLGF
- a CDS encoding M4 family metallopeptidase gives rise to the protein MTTNGGSVPVFCTIVPPHVLDRLARAEDPGLSGPARRSLEHDAYQRTKRRLTTVIGAPAAAPPAGGAADRPHRTIYDAGHTQDLPGTEVREEGSEAGSDATVNRAYAGLGATFDLYLKAYGRHSIDDEGLPLDATVHFGEGYDNAFWNGEQMVFGDGDNEIFLDFTIPVDVIGHELTHGVTQHTANLEYFGQSGALNESLSDVFGSLIKQYTLGQTAAEADWLIGAGLLAPRVTGTALRSMKAPGTAYDDDVLGKDPQPATMDHYVRTGRDNGGVHINSGIPNHAFYLAAAALGGYAWEKAGQIWYDVLTGGELKTEGLFADFATLTVKAARERYGAGDELQAVQKSWEQVGVRTL
- the leuA gene encoding 2-isopropylmalate synthase, which encodes MANRQQPSSMPIHKYGRYEQVDLQDRTWPEKRITAAPRWLSTDLRDGNQALIDPMSPERKRRMFDQLVALGYKEIEVGFPASGQTDFDFVRSIIEEEGAIPDDVTISVLTQAREDLIERTVESLKGAKRATVHLYNATAPVFRRVVFRGSKDDIKQIAVDGTRLVMEYAEKLLGPETEFGYQYSPEIFTDTELDFALEVCEAVMDVYQPGPGREIILNLPATVERSTPSTHADRFEWMGRNLSRREYVCLSVHPHNDRGTAVAAAELALMAGADRVEGCLFGQGERTGNVDLVTLGMNLFSQGVDPQIDFSDIDEIRRTWEYCNQMEVHPRHPYVGDLVYTSFSGSHQDAIKKGFDAMEADAAAKGVTVDDIEWAVPYLPIDPKDVGRSYEAVIRVNSQSGKGGVSYVLKNDHKLDLPRRMQIEFSKLIQAKTDAEGGEITPKDIWAAFQDEYLPNPENPWGRIQVRTGQSTTDTDGVDTLTVEATVDGEDTVLTGSGNGPISAFFDALESVGVDVRLLDYQEHTMSEGASAQAASYIECAIGDKVLWGIGIDANTTRASLKAVVSAVNRATR